A genome region from Spirochaetales bacterium includes the following:
- a CDS encoding GGDEF domain-containing protein codes for MEEKVRLLKNAKLFSRLKDSDIATIAEYSEFRDYDDDAVIFEEGTFGESLFIVKQGAVRIIKREEGKKDRDIARFIPGDLFGDLDLFEDSPRTATALAEEDTTLLIFPAPYIQFTELINKYPDIFARVLHVLLATVAGRIRSTNKLLSDKTQWIDDLRKQILYDKLTGLYNKSWLKEDFPLQLPSYGNNTTVLVLKPDNFKYINDTYGHSAGDRVLQIMSETLKNSTRKTDTVIRYRGDEFVVILPNTTTDDGLRIAENLRQKLYAINIKKVIMGDEFRTPWSIGVGTYPVHADDHNEIIKVTFDIMLSKRNSGGDGVKIAP; via the coding sequence ATGGAAGAAAAGGTACGGCTGTTAAAAAATGCAAAACTTTTCTCGCGACTCAAAGATTCGGATATTGCCACTATAGCGGAATACAGTGAATTCAGGGATTATGATGACGACGCCGTCATCTTCGAAGAGGGAACGTTCGGGGAGTCCCTTTTTATTGTCAAACAGGGAGCGGTTCGAATCATAAAAAGGGAGGAAGGGAAAAAAGACAGGGATATCGCACGGTTCATTCCGGGTGATCTCTTTGGAGATCTCGACCTTTTCGAAGACAGCCCCCGTACCGCGACCGCGCTCGCGGAAGAAGATACGACCCTTCTCATTTTTCCGGCGCCATACATCCAGTTTACCGAACTCATCAACAAGTATCCTGACATTTTCGCACGCGTCCTCCACGTTCTCCTCGCCACGGTCGCGGGAAGGATCCGTTCGACGAACAAACTCCTCTCCGACAAAACCCAGTGGATCGACGATCTCAGAAAACAGATTCTCTATGACAAACTCACCGGGCTTTACAATAAAAGCTGGCTCAAGGAAGATTTTCCCCTCCAGCTTCCCTCTTACGGCAACAATACGACGGTGCTGGTACTCAAACCCGACAATTTCAAATATATCAATGATACCTACGGCCATTCCGCCGGGGACAGGGTCCTTCAGATCATGTCTGAAACACTGAAAAACTCGACCCGCAAGACAGATACCGTGATTCGGTACCGGGGGGACGAGTTTGTCGTCATTCTTCCGAACACGACAACGGATGACGGCCTCAGAATCGCCGAAAACCTGAGGCAGAAATTGTATGCCATTAATATCAAAAAAGTCATCATGGGCGATGAATTCAGGACACCGTGGAGTATCGGTGTCGGGACATATCCCGTTCATGCCGACGATCACAACGAGATTATCAAGGTGACATTCGATATCATGCTTTCCAAACGAAACAGCGGAGGTGACGGGGTAAAGATCGCTCCGTAG
- a CDS encoding GGDEF domain-containing protein, which translates to MHKTVSFLKQIHIFSSLDDVEIKILAKNLKLVPVKSGAVFCREGEEGHELYILKTGKITGTIGLPDGKQKEIVVFNPGDFFGEMSIFENAPRSATCYAKEKGSLFKLHKHKFFKIIESNPAIAIKVMYKMLNITTQRLRKTGSLVSDMVRWGDEASRRAITDELTGAYNRRFLDNSLDDYVEAARTSGKRLCLIMADLDYFRQINEAYGHQMGDKAILEAVAVFKHHLRQRDILARYGGDEFTVILPDTTMEEAGEIAEKIRRDVEKLDFLQSMNGPVKSFSASQGIACYPDTAGDEKALKKKADEALYAAKEAGRNRVYCAKSG; encoded by the coding sequence ATGCATAAAACCGTTTCTTTCCTGAAACAGATTCACATTTTTTCATCACTCGACGACGTTGAAATCAAAATACTCGCCAAGAATCTCAAGCTCGTTCCGGTAAAATCCGGTGCCGTATTTTGCAGGGAAGGAGAAGAGGGTCACGAGCTGTACATCCTCAAAACAGGGAAAATAACGGGTACGATCGGTCTTCCGGACGGTAAACAAAAGGAAATCGTGGTTTTCAATCCGGGCGATTTTTTCGGAGAAATGTCGATATTCGAAAACGCCCCCCGATCGGCGACCTGTTACGCAAAGGAAAAGGGCTCCCTCTTCAAACTTCACAAGCACAAATTCTTCAAAATCATCGAATCGAACCCGGCGATCGCGATCAAGGTCATGTATAAAATGCTCAACATTACCACGCAGCGTCTCAGAAAAACGGGAAGCCTGGTCTCCGACATGGTCCGGTGGGGTGACGAGGCAAGCAGAAGGGCCATAACGGATGAATTGACCGGCGCCTATAACAGGCGCTTTCTCGACAACTCGCTCGATGACTATGTCGAGGCGGCCCGAACAAGCGGCAAGCGTCTCTGCCTTATCATGGCGGACCTCGATTATTTCAGGCAGATCAATGAAGCCTACGGCCACCAGATGGGCGACAAGGCGATCCTCGAAGCGGTAGCGGTATTCAAACACCACCTGCGGCAGCGGGATATTCTTGCCAGATACGGCGGTGACGAGTTTACCGTCATTCTGCCCGATACAACCATGGAAGAGGCCGGAGAAATCGCCGAAAAAATCCGGCGCGATGTCGAAAAACTCGATTTCCTGCAATCGATGAACGGACCGGTAAAAAGCTTTTCGGCAAGCCAGGGTATCGCCTGTTACCCGGATACCGCCGGGGACGAAAAAGCCCTCAAGAAAAAAGCGGACGAGGCACTCTACGCCGCCAAGGAAGCGGGACGCAACAGGGTATACTGCGCCAAATCCGGCTGA
- a CDS encoding helix-hairpin-helix domain-containing protein yields the protein MATFLKAPDTSSKLDILSASARFDICLSSCSTNSSGTSGRIRDPLDPLRKWIYPAHVPGKGRVGILKVLQTNVCKNRCTYCSFSALKDNVVRTGFRPDELAKAFMELVRTDMVHGIFISSGVGVNTDTTMEKMILTAEILRKHYRFDGYIHLKILPGASYNLIEAAASYANRLSVNLESPGRELLGLIAPDKDMIRDLVLPMKQTGEILRRGARASSQTTQFVVGATDESDCDIMKTVDWIYRRLFVFRAYFSAYQPDERETGRPLPPEPLLREHRLYQCDFLLRAYGFGLQELVFDASGNIPLDVDPKTAYAMMHPECFPVDINRAEKHHLLRVPGIGPVSAERIIRERIGNPFHGLEALKGTGVVTDRSAPYILFSGKRDRSSAYRQRWLFEETACSGWRTGVFPYRNETFSNKAKTAMPQPPSSIYPALAGKPVAWRGRRLT from the coding sequence ATGGCGACGTTTCTGAAAGCACCGGATACTTCGTCCAAGCTGGATATCCTTTCCGCGTCCGCCCGCTTTGATATCTGCCTTTCCTCATGCAGCACCAATAGCAGTGGTACGAGCGGCAGGATACGCGACCCCCTCGATCCTCTCCGAAAATGGATCTATCCCGCTCACGTGCCGGGAAAAGGCCGGGTCGGAATTCTCAAGGTACTCCAGACAAACGTCTGTAAAAACCGCTGTACCTATTGCTCCTTTTCCGCCTTGAAAGACAATGTCGTTCGGACCGGATTCAGACCGGACGAACTGGCAAAGGCATTCATGGAATTGGTCCGCACCGATATGGTCCATGGTATTTTCATCTCTTCCGGTGTCGGCGTCAACACGGACACGACGATGGAAAAGATGATTCTGACGGCGGAAATTCTCAGGAAACATTACCGTTTCGACGGATACATCCACTTGAAAATTCTGCCGGGGGCCTCATACAACCTTATCGAAGCAGCGGCATCCTACGCGAACAGGCTGTCGGTAAACCTCGAATCGCCCGGACGCGAACTTTTGGGCCTTATCGCCCCCGACAAGGACATGATCCGCGACCTGGTGCTGCCCATGAAGCAGACAGGCGAAATATTAAGGCGAGGCGCCCGTGCGAGCAGCCAGACGACGCAGTTCGTTGTCGGGGCGACGGATGAAAGCGACTGCGACATCATGAAAACAGTCGACTGGATTTACCGCCGTTTGTTCGTGTTCAGGGCGTATTTCTCCGCCTATCAACCGGATGAAAGGGAAACGGGACGCCCGCTGCCGCCCGAACCTCTCCTCAGAGAACACCGGTTGTATCAGTGCGATTTTCTGCTCAGGGCGTATGGCTTCGGCCTCCAGGAACTCGTCTTCGACGCTTCCGGAAATATCCCCCTTGACGTGGACCCGAAAACGGCATATGCGATGATGCATCCCGAATGTTTTCCCGTTGATATCAACCGTGCGGAAAAACATCACCTGCTTCGTGTTCCGGGTATCGGGCCCGTATCCGCCGAACGAATTATCAGGGAACGTATCGGAAATCCCTTTCATGGACTCGAAGCATTGAAGGGAACCGGCGTTGTCACGGACAGATCTGCCCCCTATATTCTCTTTTCAGGAAAGCGCGACCGTTCCTCCGCGTACAGGCAGCGATGGCTGTTTGAAGAGACTGCCTGTAGCGGATGGCGGACGGGCGTTTTTCCCTATCGGAACGAAACGTTTTCGAATAAAGCGAAAACCGCGATGCCGCAGCCCCCATCCTCCATCTACCCCGCGCTTGCCGGAAAGCCCGTCGCCTGGCGCGGGAGGCGTCTTACATGA
- a CDS encoding Hsp20/alpha crystallin family protein, translated as MNLIKYRPITGSLFDLDFERVLDRFFDDSVFTVSGQSHPKVDVRENENDYVVEADIPGFTEKDIDVSVNGDLLTISSKKDETKEEKKKGYIIKERRSTAFSRSFTLPKNIDRDKIDAHFKNGVLSLSLPKTEQAKPKQIDVKKAD; from the coding sequence ATGAACCTTATAAAGTACAGACCAATTACCGGAAGCCTTTTTGACTTGGATTTCGAGCGCGTGCTCGACAGGTTCTTCGATGATTCGGTATTCACCGTTTCAGGACAATCACATCCGAAAGTCGATGTGCGTGAAAATGAAAACGATTACGTTGTCGAGGCGGATATTCCCGGTTTTACCGAGAAGGATATCGATGTTTCGGTAAACGGCGACCTGTTGACCATTTCATCCAAAAAGGATGAAACGAAAGAAGAGAAAAAGAAGGGCTATATTATCAAGGAAAGGCGAAGTACCGCTTTTTCGAGAAGTTTTACCCTTCCGAAAAACATCGACAGGGACAAGATCGACGCGCACTTTAAAAACGGCGTACTTTCGCTCAGTCTTCCGAAAACGGAACAGGCTAAGCCGAAACAGATCGATGTAAAAAAGGCCGACTAA
- a CDS encoding sulfatase-like hydrolase/transferase produces the protein MKFMKKDGFTFLHPLFFGIFPLLFLYAHNAGEMTPGDIAVPLLVAAGFAVFVTFGAGIILKDFRKSALIATMILFVYFSYGHIAGILPSTGFALFGTIPVTFGSIFTVVCLGLLAAGIFIVIRTKKNLGHLTTILVFIGACLVFFQIVQAGAVLVTRKKAADVEVTQESTGYSQQEKKSTVLPDIYFIIMDGYTGKDILETIFHVDNTDFYAFLREKGFHVPGKSFSNYCQTVYSAAATLNMSYIQDIGDFGIDSRDRMPVSARLRDNAVVRFLKSAGYTIAAFSSGYYHTRLDNTDYYFSPESEMSEFENILINTTLFPLNRDEEDSAFAKHRQRILYTLDKLAGLDMLPSPKFVFAHILSPHPPFVFTAEGEPTRQSDFFHMCDGSHYMSSTGGGLANYIKGYGGQITWITKLLKKTIQQILERNTEHPPVIILQADHGSGSGLSWESLEKTNVHERFSILNAWYLPGYEDNDNYRISSPVNTFRVVFNTYFGTRFPLLEDRHYYAAWASPHDYKDVTDVLYGEDPGKQTNDGIEAVVRR, from the coding sequence ATGAAATTCATGAAAAAAGACGGCTTCACATTTCTTCACCCCCTGTTTTTCGGGATATTTCCTCTTTTGTTTCTCTACGCGCACAACGCCGGTGAAATGACTCCCGGCGACATTGCGGTGCCGCTTCTCGTTGCGGCGGGATTTGCAGTGTTCGTCACCTTCGGCGCCGGTATCATATTAAAGGATTTCCGCAAAAGCGCCCTTATCGCAACGATGATTCTTTTTGTCTACTTTTCATACGGCCATATCGCGGGTATTCTTCCCTCAACCGGCTTTGCACTCTTCGGCACCATACCCGTCACGTTCGGGAGTATATTCACGGTCGTCTGTCTCGGCCTCCTCGCCGCCGGAATCTTCATCGTTATCCGGACAAAAAAAAATCTTGGCCACCTTACCACGATTCTCGTTTTCATCGGAGCCTGTCTGGTGTTCTTTCAGATTGTCCAGGCGGGGGCGGTACTCGTTACCCGAAAGAAAGCCGCCGATGTGGAAGTAACGCAGGAGTCAACCGGTTATTCACAACAGGAAAAAAAGTCAACGGTGCTTCCGGATATTTATTTTATTATTATGGACGGTTACACCGGCAAGGACATACTCGAGACGATCTTTCATGTGGATAATACCGATTTTTATGCCTTTCTCCGGGAAAAAGGATTTCATGTTCCCGGGAAAAGCTTTTCCAATTACTGCCAGACGGTATATTCCGCCGCCGCCACCCTCAACATGTCCTATATCCAGGATATTGGGGATTTCGGCATCGATTCGAGGGACAGAATGCCTGTTTCCGCAAGACTGCGGGACAACGCGGTCGTTCGATTCCTCAAAAGCGCAGGATACACGATCGCGGCATTTTCATCGGGATATTATCATACCCGTCTCGATAACACCGATTACTATTTCTCGCCTGAAAGCGAGATGAGCGAGTTCGAAAACATCCTGATAAACACGACCTTGTTCCCCTTGAACCGGGACGAAGAGGATTCGGCATTCGCCAAACACCGGCAACGCATCCTCTATACCCTCGACAAACTCGCGGGACTCGATATGCTTCCTTCACCGAAGTTTGTTTTCGCACACATTCTTTCACCGCATCCTCCTTTTGTCTTCACCGCGGAGGGCGAACCCACACGGCAGAGTGATTTTTTCCATATGTGCGACGGATCGCACTATATGTCGTCCACCGGCGGCGGGCTCGCAAATTATATCAAAGGATACGGCGGCCAGATCACCTGGATTACGAAACTCCTTAAAAAAACGATTCAGCAGATACTTGAGCGCAACACTGAACATCCCCCGGTTATCATTCTCCAGGCCGATCATGGGTCCGGGTCGGGATTATCATGGGAATCGCTCGAAAAAACGAATGTGCACGAGCGATTTTCCATTCTCAATGCCTGGTATCTGCCCGGGTATGAAGATAACGACAATTACCGGATTTCAAGCCCCGTCAATACCTTCCGTGTTGTTTTCAACACCTATTTCGGGACACGATTTCCCCTGCTCGAAGACAGACATTATTATGCTGCATGGGCGAGCCCGCACGATTACAAGGATGTTACCGATGTCCTTTACGGGGAAGATCCCGGAAAACAAACGAATGACGGGATAGAAGCGGTGGTTCGGAGATAA